Within the Malus sylvestris chromosome 4, drMalSylv7.2, whole genome shotgun sequence genome, the region TTAATGCTCTCAAAAACTACCATTATTCCCAAGCCCGAACTGCTTGCTTCGTCTCTTCTTTTCTGGAATTCGGGCACAAACACTTTTGACTTCCGTATGGGTCCCATGTTTCCGACTGTTCTTGATATGGCCCAGGTATTTGGGCTAAGGCCATCGGGCAGGATAGTGGATGTTACTCAAGACTGGGCTCCCCCCTCAATTGTTGAAAGCTCAGGTTCATCCGCCTCTTTCCTTTCCTTGGAATATAATTCTGCAACCTTCAAGAGTTACGGGACCTTCTTCAAGGGATTCATCCCTTTTGTAAAGGAGAATTTTGGAGCAGATTCTTCTCATGTTGATAAAGATCAAGAATACATGTATTTCCTCTTATACTCACTCAACAAACATGTCTTCCCTAATAAGTCTAAAGGAGTGAAGGTTGAATGGATCCCTTTGGTAGAAGCTCTTCATAACTTTGATGATGTAGCTACAGGTCAATTCCTTCTTTCTCATCTTTACCATCTTCGTTTCGAAATGACTCAAGGCGAGCCATTTGAGACTAACCTGAATGGACCCATATGGATGATACAAACATGGCTTCAATGGTACTTTCTAGAGTTTCGGGCTGCTAACTTAGAGTTCCTAGAGGGTGTGGCCCCTGCCCGAATCCTAGTTGAAGCTGCTCCTACCGATCACTCCACATTCGCCTGCTTTTACTTCTTCAAAGTTTGTAGGACTCGATCAGACTTAGAATAGAGCGCGTCAGTCTTGAGGAGATATCCTTGGTTTTCTAATCAAGCCTTTCAAGATGCTCTTGGGGAAGATGCCACTTCCTTTTGTAGGGAAAAATTTATTAGTTGTATTCAACCGAGAGACATGTCCTGGGGAGTTCGGAGCAATCGATATGATCGAGGGTTAGAGGTGTATCACCCTAACTTTTACAGCAGACAGTTAGGCTTTAGGTAAGTCATTCTCATCCCGTTCTTCGACTCTGTCCATTGTGGCACTTCCTTTCGATTATCATCTCCTTCCGAGGCGACCTTTCGAGCTGCTCGACGTAGTCTTGAAGTCATGAGTCAGGCTGCCCGAAAGTCCATCATTCTTAATTTTGAATACACTTCACTATTCTCTTCTTGGTGGGAAGACAAATGGACCAAGAAATATGGAGGAGACTTGAGAGAGACTCATGATCGCCTCTTCAGTCAACTTTCTCTCAAATCATACCCTAGTTCGGGCGaacttgaaaattggaaggagaTGATCCATGAGAAGAATCGGTTACTTCTGATAggtatttcttcttcttatctTGATTCTATATCCCTTCTGAAGcccttttaaattttatcttgcTTGATCCTGCAGCCCAAGTGGATATTGAATCGGCACCCATTGAGTCCGAGGATGACTTAGCTGATGCAGCAGTTCTTCATGGAGCTGCAGCAGAGGCTGAAAGACGAGAAGCTGAAGAAGGTGGGGATGTCTCAGAAGATTCATGAGCTAAAGAAGAAGCTGAGGTGAAGATCAAAATATCTAAGCGAAGGAAAGCAGTCATGATTGAGACCTCAGATTCTGATCCTGCATCCCCCCCCAATTCCTACTAGGAAGAGTAAGAGAGCAAGAACTATTTAAACTTCCAGGTCTTCAGCCCCGTCTACTCTAGTTTCTGAGGCAGGCAGGAAGAAGCAAAAGTTTTCAAGTgagtttttgttcttttttatcAGATTGCCACCCTTCTTCTTTATCTAATTACCCTTGTTTTCCTTGGAAACAGGACCTCAAGCATCCAAGAAACCAACCATTGCTTCTAATGAGGATCCATTAGGAGCTGAAATGCACAAAAAGGCTGAAGAATTGCGAAACATCACCCTTAAAGAACTTGAGGTATAATTTATGTTTATGTCTGCATAATCTTTCCTGCTTCCACAAAACCCTAAGCATGATTACTTGAGTCAGGCTGCACGAGAGGAAAAGCTCCGTCCGCCCGAGGCCTCTTCACCACTTGCCCAAGAAACAAGCCTCTCTCCTCCCCGAGTTAATCCTTCAGAGGTGCATTCCCTTCCTTCTCGAACCTTGGGTAACTTTATAGTCTCTGGAGTTAATGCATGaacctttctcttcttctatcTTCATCCAGGTCGGGGTATCTACCCCCTCGCCTAGTCAAGGTTCTCCTTTGAAGTCTTTGATTTCTCCTTCTACCCTGGAGGCAGTTCCatcttctcaatttgatccatccACATGAGTTATGTTGCACTTTGTGGATGAGGACAGTAATTTGGTGAGTAACTGTCCTTACATTGACTTTCTGTGCATTGCTTCCATATTAACTTTTATTCATATTTCTTGCAGCCTTCTCCATTATATGAACCACCTCAATCGTCAGTGGCAATATGTGATAAACCCATAGCCCCTGAGATTCCTATGACCTCAGGGGTAGCGGTTTTGCAGGTGTTTGCTTGCCCGACAGTTACCATCGATGAACCTCCTTCTTCTCGGGGTCAAACTCAGGTATGGAGgtattttcttcttattttcctCTTACAATCTACTTACTAACAATTGTTGCTATCCCTGGATACTTCTAGGGCATTGGCGAAGGTTCAGGCGCAGTTTTTTCTTCCCCTGTCAGTGGTAGAGAGTCTTCCCCTCAACCAGGAATTGGTACTCTTCCTTGTGAAGCCTTAGGGCTCAGTCAGGTATAATTTTCTTCCCAAAGCTTCCCTTTGTTTCAAACTGTATTTTTGTCTTAATATGGTCTTCTTTGGTCTTTGCAGCAAGTTCTGAAAGAAGCTTCTCCTCCTCGCTTGGTTTGTAAGTTAAAGCTCCCTCAGCCTCATTTAACTTTTAGAAGTGCCGGGATTTCCCATCCTGGAATTGAAAAGACTGGGAAGACAAAAACTGCCCCATCAGTGGGTACTACTCCATTAGAGGAGACTGGAGTGCGaaatcctcctccttcttctttattttcaaaaattgcTAAGTTGCCCGAACTTTTTGAAGAATTCGGGCAAATTGAGACAAGGCtgaaatcttcaaagcattCTGCCGTATCTTTGGGTCTTCGAGAGCAACAACGAGCCTTCCAAGAATGGGCTAGGAAGGACTTCTCAGCTTCGTTCAGCCTCAAGGCTCTTCATGATATAGAGAAGGTTACAATGGAGCTGTTCAAAGCCGGTCAGCTATCCAAAACTCAACATGattcatttctctctttcttcgagAACCTGAGGCTCTCCGAGATCAACATAAGAGAGCTGAAAGACAAGTTAATCGTGTAAGATGTTTCTAGGAGAAAGAATCAAGTACTTCTGCTTAGGTTGAAACGTTGATGGATGAGGGTTTGCTGACAAAAGAAAGGATCAGAGTAGTGACTTTTGAAATCCAGAAGCTAGAGGAACAACTGGTTGTTCTTAAAGCTGAGCAAGCAACGGTTTTTGGCACCCTCAAAAACCAAATCGAAGAAGTGAAGAAGTCAAACTCGGAGTTAGAGCATACTAGGTTTCAACTTGCTAATAGCCATACATTTTTGGCCGAACCTAGTAGGATTTTTGCAATCATGCAGACATATTATTCTCGAATAATAACCCTGAGTAAACATGTAAAATTATTAGACTAGAATCATTTGTAACCCTTCTTTTAGCAGAATGAACATGCGTTTTGCTTCTTGCCTGCTCTACTCTTGGTACTATCTGATTTTACTTTGGTCAACTCTCTGCCCCCTCTTCACTTTCAACAAATGATGATCTTGGTTTTCCCACCCAATTTAGATTGATCGTGTTGATAGGGGCTTCTGGGAAAGGATTGGTATCAACCATCATACTAGCTTGGGGCTTGTCAAGTAACAGTTTTCCCTTCACTATAAGGTCCTGTATCCAATCTCTGAACTGGACACAATTGGTTATAGAATGGTTAAAGGTGTAGTGTAACTTACAATACTTCTTCCTCCTCAGCTCTTCTGGTTTAGGCATCTTTTTAGTATTGTCGGGCAAAATTACTCTTGCCCGCACCAGTTCTTCATAGATCTCAGGTGCCTTGGCCAGATCGAACGAATAACTCTGGTACTTGGGAGGTTTCATAGGGATGAAGCCTTCATCGTTCATCATAATTTTCTGGTATTTGATAGGTTGAACTAACCCTTTCACCATCAGTGGTTTGAAAGGCGTGGTCATCTCAGCAGCACACACCTCCACTTCCTCTCTGTCATGGCCATCTTCATGCTCTGGCCTGGTTTCTCCTACCTCCACATGATGAGTTGCAGCTTTGTTTTTATAGAAGGGAAGAGCTTTGGAAGTATGCTTCACTTACTACTCTTCTAGCAACAGCCTTTCATACTTTGTGGCAGCAATTACCAATTCCTGCAGCTCGTTGAATTGTGTATCATAAAATCTTTTCCTCAAAGGTAATCTCAGAGCCTTTTGAGCAATGGATATGAGCTGAGGTTGGTTAACAGGGAATTGGCATCTCATCTTTGTCttcctgaacctcatcatgaagtcctcTGTGGACTCATGTTCATATTGTTTAACTTCAACCAGATCATTAATAGTCATTTTTGGTTCTATTCTGTAGAACTGTTCATGGAaggccatctccatttgcccctaGTTGGCAATAGAGTTAGGGGGTAATAGAGAATACCATTGAGATACTAATCCCGCCAatgaattcccaaacaaccttaaCTTGTAGTTCGGGTTGTCTTCATATGCCACacaatgattggagaatttgaaaatgtggtctCTAGTGGACACACTGTCGTCTTCACCAGTAAATGTTGGGAATGCAAGCATTTTGAAGTTGAGAGGAAACGGGTTTTGCTCATCAATGTATTCAGGATAAGGCTTTTAATAAGTAACCCTGAACACTGGACGAGCTCGTGGTTGAGCATTACGAGCCATTGTCCTCCTTAATTTAGCTAACTCCTCCTTCAGTTGTTGAGTAGctatattattattatggaAGAGAATGGCAGATTCGTTTTTCGAGCTTTGGTCATTGCCCGCACCTGTTCTTTCTTTGACTCGGGCTTCCTCTAGTTGGCTCCTCCTCCCTTATTAGCCAACGAGGGTGGCCTATAAGAAGGAGGTTTATCTGAAGTTATGAAGTTTTCCTTTCCGCTAGACTCTCTTGTTGTTATGGGCATCCCATACTTGGTTCTTTCTTGTTCGATCTGCTtcctattattaaatgataataatgggaagTTAGGGAATTCTTTCTCTAGAACTGGTTCTAtcacgggttgaactgattcacTTCCTTCAAGAACTACCTTCTTCTTTCCCcaatccttttcttcttctaatagtGAAAATATGGGAATAACTGGCTCACTTCTGATGGTAACCTGGCTCATTCCAATTCCCTGAGCACCTTTTAGAGTGGAAAACTCCAGATCTAATCTTCTCTGTAGATTCCCAGTTTAGGTACACAGTCTACTTACTTCCCCATTAGTTTCCAAAGAGATTTTTTCCATACTCCTTAATACTTGTATCATAATAGCCTGTAATTCTTCACTAATTCCTTTTCCTTCAGACTTTCCGGATGAAGTTGGGCTTTCCAGGACCACCTGTCCTGATGGGGAAGAAGGATTTCCTTATTGATTTGCCATTTGTAGCAAAGGTTGAGAGGAACCGTCCTTCGTATTCTTTCTGCAATGTTTATGGCTTTTCTTCTTGGACATGCGAGATCAAAACAAATTcgaatcccaccgggcgtgccaaaactatgttcgtggctGGAATTTCCGTCTGGGATGTTTCCTAgccaacgagcacacagctcccctagaggttggcgccggttgatgctttatgtcaggcttctgctttactgcgtgcttgtcgggcaaggctgaaagagaaggacagagttaactttgaaaagtgcctttgtggggccttaggtatatgCCTTGAGGCTCATAAtgaagattaacttttaagtgctcaggcgtgccactgccatctttagcatggcagatgtaaaatggatgttgagttttagttgtacatatacCCGAGAGGCTGTGTTAGTTATGacaagtgcctttgtggggccttaggtgtaggccttaaggcttccAATCAAGAACTAACCCAGCACTCGAATATACAATGTCTGTTCATTGATTGCAGAAgtgttataaccattatacttctgattatccGAGCCTGCAGagcagaatgaacccaaataggtgcatttgtagggccttagatataagccttaaggcttcccatcagaattccttctatactcaaacgttctactataatcataatataatagaaataaaactaagagataggtcgattacttgcgcctcaagtaacttcggacttcttgtttatcaaagcttgccgtggatgggttaagtccacataaggttcttttttatgccttgagaccaaggacttttgaatgatcaatcttacatgcccgagagcttagaacttagatctgatttaaactgtgaagacatattcaaatcggattcaagaactgagagagtcttttaatcgtcatcttactagaaataacttgaatacaactggaagtatacaacatattgctaggctaatgaatgaaaagacaaaaccaaagagggttgggcaaggctgatcgtcttgcaacttcttatctttgtggtttatcaaggggtttgagagctttagaaaGGGGGGGGgtagggagatgagtttacaagaagaaatcgatactacagcaagttTTTAGacgaggtagcagagctattacaaaatGTTTGGGTGAGGGTTGACCCcaagagggatgaaggcttgggctgactatagcttcgtttgaaggcaaatttggctttgagcagagtttgtacttgtatttatttgtttgattgagtgtctttatctctgatttctctttcttcttttatagacactttggCTTGGGCTCCTGTAGcagtaatcttgcccgaatgcagcttgaagggtaatgactcatcagctatttacttgtactgccactgtaaagtgcttttgggctgattagttggctggtctacaccacttAACCCCTAaataggtgagcaagtggttcaAATGATCTGTACCTAGTCGGGAAAggccttttctgccttctgggctttggTTAGGCTTCGGGCTTTTCCCCTTTCCAGACCTCCTTTTGAGCCAACTtcttcttgagcccaaagttcaagttttaacccaaacaactggattatgagcaatctcaatagcagccttgttatcacaatgaagtttcattgcacccttgggtttaaacccaagatctctcaacaattttttcaaccacaacaactcacatacgTCATAAGACATACCACGAAACTTAGCGTCTGCACTGACCTAGTgaccactttttgtttcttgcttctccaagtaactaaattaccaaCCACAAACAtaaagtatccagatgtagatCGCCAATCAGTGATAAAACTTGTCCAATCTACATCTATATACCCttcgacattcaaatgaccattcttggagaaaaacaagcctctaccaggagccatcttcaagtacctcaaaCTACTGGTTACTGCATTcatatgagcttcactaggtgactgcataaactgacttgccacactaactgcataagcaatgtcagggcgagtacgagacaaataaattaatctccccacaagcTTCTAATACCGTTCCTTATAAGTAGgaacttgatctggaaataaGCCCAGATGATGATTATGCTCAATCGGAGTATCAAtaggtttgcaatctaacatacctgtttcagctaacaaatcaagaacatactttcattgagacagaaaaataccatgcttggatcgtgcaacctcaattccaagaaaatacttcaattcacccaattatttcatcttaaattcagtagctaggtacttttgaaggTGTTTTATCTCCTTCTGATCAtcaccagtcactatcatgtcatcaacataaataatcaatgtagttagcttaccattttgtcacTTTAGAAACAACgtatgatctgaatgactctggatatacccaaacttcttcattgaacttgtaaacctcccaaaccatgctctaggagattgtttcaaaccatacaaagccTTTCGTAACATGCATACAACACCTTTTCCGGGAGATGTTCTTATACCAGGTAGGAGATCCATATAAACTTCCTCTTTAAGATCACaatgaaggaaagcattcttaacatcaaactaCAACAGAGGTCAATCCTGGTTTGCTACTAAGGACAGAAGAACACGCACagtattaagtttggcaacatGAGCAAAAGTCTCCTGATAATTCACCCCATaagtttgagtataacccttagcaactaatATGGCTTTATACCAGTCAATAGAACCATCTGTtttgtgcttaatagtaaacaTTCATCTGCATCAAACGGCTTTCTTCTCATTTGGTAAATgaaccaaatcccaagtagaattcttttccaaagcttccatctcaactttcatggcattaacccacttagggtcaGACAAAGCATCTTGCAATCTTGTTGCaattgatacactagatagctgacatatgtaagatgcatatggtttggacaaacgatgagtagacacataattgttgataggatatttggctttggcatgcatatcaggctcATATTATACTTAACTCGTggaggcaactgataagtagaagaatcgtcagaatttacctcatgtatgccaccatcttgtaccaaactgttagaagaatcatcactggACAAACCATCATCAGGCAACTCGTTAGACATACCAGCAGCAGGCAATCGATTATTAGAAGGTAATTCATCAGACATACTAACATGCAACTCACTGGGCACATCTGATCTGTCGTCAGTAGAAATTGTTCCGGCAATGACAAGTAACCGATCACTACCTGTAGCCGACTTATCAGTATCACGCAATATAATAGGTTCTGTTCCCAACTTTGCctgtaacacatcatccataccaTCTTTTCGAATCTGCATTTCACTCCCCCTTTCCCCCTGAAGTGGAGAGTCGGAAAAGGGTTTCACAAAATACGAAACTTCCTCATGGaaggtgacatccatggtaatataagttttttgagtcggaggatgataacacttatagcctttttgattgttagcatacccaataaaAATACATCGgagagcacatgcatcaagtttactctgctgatgagagtagacatgcacatacgcaataca harbors:
- the LOC126618145 gene encoding uncharacterized protein LOC126618145, which gives rise to MEMAFHEQFYRIEPKMTINDLVEVKQYEHESTEDFMMRFRKTKMRCQFPVNQPQLISIAQKALRLPLRKRFYDTQFNELQELVGETRPEHEDGHDREEVEVCAAEMTTPFKPLMVKGLVQPIKYQKIMMNDEGFIPMKPPKYQSYSFDLAKAPEIYEELVRARVILPDNTKKMPKPEELRRKKYCKLHYTFNHSITNCVQFRDWIQDLIVKGKLLLDKPQASMMVDTNPFPEAPINTINLNWVGKPRSSFVESEEGAES